A single window of Acidobacteriota bacterium DNA harbors:
- a CDS encoding EI24 domain-containing protein gives MNPSGTIPNYNRYKANSANPVYHFAWGVRFFFAGLRMLFRQPALLALSLIPIALTVLLLLALAFGCVWLVGQSLAGVMPADYAVFAQAIILVLALLLSYFLYLPVARVLLAPFAEAISRKAHSISTGESGVNSDISWTRAIKEGLKISTLHLVVGVFAFALNFLPPVGPIIGLLIVILLCGLEFLDVPLSVRGIPFGKKLGVIWQNKSAALGFGAASYLMLLIPGINLLSLPVGVIGATLLTNQFKLES, from the coding sequence GTGAATCCGAGCGGAACAATTCCCAATTACAATCGCTACAAAGCCAACTCTGCGAATCCGGTTTACCATTTCGCCTGGGGCGTTCGATTCTTTTTTGCCGGTTTACGCATGCTGTTTCGGCAACCGGCGCTGCTGGCGTTGTCGTTAATTCCAATCGCATTGACGGTTTTGTTGTTGCTGGCACTGGCCTTTGGTTGTGTTTGGCTGGTGGGACAATCCCTTGCGGGAGTGATGCCCGCTGATTACGCGGTTTTCGCCCAGGCCATTATTTTGGTCTTGGCTTTATTGCTCAGCTATTTTCTGTATTTGCCTGTGGCACGTGTGCTGCTTGCCCCATTTGCAGAAGCCATCAGCCGCAAAGCCCACAGCATTTCAACCGGAGAATCCGGCGTCAATTCAGACATCAGTTGGACCAGGGCGATCAAGGAAGGACTGAAAATTTCCACGTTGCATCTGGTCGTCGGAGTTTTTGCATTTGCATTGAACTTCCTTCCGCCTGTTGGCCCCATCATCGGATTGTTGATTGTCATCCTGCTTTGCGGACTGGAGTTTCTGGACGTTCCGCTTTCGGTGCGCGGAATTCCATTCGGTAAAAAGCTCGGCGTTATTTGGCAAAATAAATCAGCAGCTTTGGGATTTGGCGCAGCCAGTTATCTGATGCTGTTGATTCCCGGCATCAATTTGTTGTCGCTGCCGGTCGGCGTCATTGGTGCAACATTGCTGACCAATCAATTCAAGCTGGAAAGTTAG
- a CDS encoding ATP-binding cassette domain-containing protein — protein MADSTIQFDRVTFRHAGGATILDDFSLAIGGGETLALVGRSGMGKTTILKLINRLLLPQAGTVRIEGRATTDWDPIRLRRRVGYVLQEVGLFPHMTIGRNVAVVPHLENWPESQIAQRVEELLALVGLEPAKFRDRFPRELSGGQRQRVGVARALAADPPILLMDEPFGALDPLTRAEMHREFHRIQSQVRKTIVCVTHDMGEAFALGDKLGVLANGKLAALAPPNEIARSNNAEVKIFLDALPKI, from the coding sequence ATGGCCGATTCCACAATCCAGTTTGACCGTGTCACGTTTCGCCACGCCGGAGGCGCAACCATTCTCGATGATTTTTCGCTGGCCATTGGCGGCGGCGAAACGCTGGCACTGGTCGGGCGCAGTGGGATGGGCAAAACAACCATTCTCAAACTCATCAATCGCCTGTTATTGCCTCAAGCCGGAACTGTCCGCATCGAAGGTCGCGCGACGACCGATTGGGATCCAATCCGGCTGCGTCGCCGAGTCGGTTACGTTTTGCAGGAAGTCGGCCTGTTTCCGCACATGACCATAGGCCGTAACGTCGCTGTCGTTCCTCATTTGGAAAATTGGCCTGAATCCCAAATCGCTCAACGCGTTGAAGAATTACTGGCTCTGGTCGGGTTGGAACCTGCGAAGTTTCGCGATCGGTTTCCGCGCGAACTTTCCGGCGGGCAACGACAACGTGTTGGTGTCGCGCGCGCACTGGCGGCCGATCCGCCGATTCTGTTGATGGATGAACCCTTCGGCGCGCTCGATCCGTTGACGCGCGCGGAAATGCACCGCGAATTTCATCGCATCCAATCGCAAGTTCGCAAAACCATCGTTTGCGTAACACATGACATGGGCGAAGCGTTCGCGCTGGGCGACAAACTCGGCGTGCTGGCCAACGGCAAATTGGCGGCGCTAGCTCCGCCAAACGAAATCGCGCGATCGAACAATGCCGAAGTCAAAATCTTCCTCGATGCTTTGCCAAAGATTTGA
- a CDS encoding sugar phosphate isomerase/epimerase — translation MKRMTRRQFTQSLAATTLTGAIGAPAIIRAASRFADKTKRLPIAFSTLGCPKWEWKQILDHAAQHGFAAMELRGILAEMDLPKSPQFTGAKLAESLKDLDALGLKVSDLGASARLGEPDPAKRPAQMDEAKRFIDLAHKLKTPYVRVFGGKLLKDQTMEDATKRIVAGFKELHEHAKGSGVTLLIESHDEFTTSESLLAILKGANLPTAALLWDAHHTFVAGKEQPADTFKQLGKFTRHTHLKDSKPEGNDRRYVLTGTGEVPVKQIVKVLAAGGYHGYYCFEWEKRWHPEIEEPEIAFPQYAKVMREYLAEAGVNV, via the coding sequence ATGAAACGAATGACTCGACGACAATTCACGCAGTCGTTGGCTGCGACGACTTTGACCGGAGCGATTGGCGCGCCTGCCATCATCCGCGCCGCCAGCCGCTTTGCCGACAAAACCAAACGGCTGCCCATCGCCTTTTCAACGCTTGGCTGTCCGAAGTGGGAGTGGAAACAAATTCTGGATCACGCCGCGCAGCATGGATTTGCGGCGATGGAGCTCCGCGGCATTTTGGCGGAAATGGATTTGCCCAAATCACCGCAATTTACCGGAGCCAAACTGGCGGAAAGTTTGAAAGACCTGGATGCGTTGGGATTGAAAGTTTCCGACTTGGGGGCGTCCGCACGATTGGGCGAACCCGATCCGGCCAAACGACCAGCGCAAATGGACGAAGCAAAACGCTTCATTGATCTGGCGCACAAATTGAAAACGCCCTATGTGCGTGTGTTCGGCGGCAAATTGCTGAAAGACCAAACGATGGAAGACGCCACCAAGCGCATCGTTGCCGGATTCAAGGAGTTACACGAACACGCCAAGGGCAGCGGCGTGACATTGCTGATTGAATCGCACGACGAATTCACAACCTCCGAATCGCTGCTGGCGATTTTGAAAGGCGCAAATCTGCCGACGGCGGCGTTGTTGTGGGATGCACATCACACCTTCGTTGCCGGAAAGGAACAGCCGGCCGATACTTTCAAGCAACTTGGCAAATTCACCCGTCACACGCATCTGAAAGATTCCAAGCCGGAAGGAAATGACCGCCGCTACGTGCTGACCGGCACGGGCGAAGTTCCGGTCAAACAGATCGTCAAGGTTCTGGCTGCCGGCGGCTATCACGGGTATTACTGCTTCGAGTGGGAAAAGCGTTGGCATCCGGAAATTGAGGAGCCGGAAATTGCTTTTCCGCAATACGCCAAAGTGATGCGCGAGTATTTGGCCGAAGCCGGGGTCAACGTATAA
- a CDS encoding ABC transporter permease subunit translates to MRLLEFWLNHSSEFLTATLRHLALVAAASGIAVAVGVPLGVLAHRRPRWGNPLIGLANIVQTIPSLAMFGFLIPLPLIGGIGAKAALIVLTLYALLPVMRTTVSGLKSVDPSVREAGLAMGMTDRQLLFQVELPLARPAILAGVRVATVVGVGTATIAAAIGAGGLGEYIFRGVASVDSTVILAGAIPAAVLALLADFLLGKTEQWFSPERTSRKSSKFVLAVAAGAAALVLLVGGLLWSEHSAGSIVIGSKDFTEQIILGEMMAQLIEQTTSLKVERKLNLGDTLVCESAMRAGKLDFYVEYTGTALTAVFKQPVMLDSNEVNARVAASYAATGRTMLAPLGFNNTYVILIRGDDARRLGLKTISDAARQTPNWRAGFGSAFLDREDGYKGLVQTYDLKFATPPLAMNLSLTYRALADSQVDLIAGDATNGLIAKLDLFALEDDRRYFPPYHAVPVVRTETLNRHPELRQVIERLAGKVTDQEMRQMNYEADVERHDPKLIVKEFFGRHKELLSNAASQ, encoded by the coding sequence ATGCGTTTGCTCGAATTCTGGCTCAATCACAGCAGTGAATTTCTGACGGCAACATTGCGTCATTTGGCGTTAGTGGCGGCCGCGAGCGGCATTGCTGTGGCGGTCGGAGTTCCGCTGGGAGTGCTGGCGCATCGGCGTCCGCGTTGGGGAAATCCGCTGATCGGTTTGGCCAATATTGTCCAGACGATTCCCTCTTTGGCGATGTTCGGCTTTCTGATTCCGTTGCCGCTGATCGGCGGCATTGGAGCCAAAGCCGCTTTGATTGTCTTGACGCTTTACGCTTTGTTGCCGGTGATGCGAACAACGGTCAGTGGGTTGAAATCGGTTGATCCGTCGGTGCGTGAAGCCGGATTGGCGATGGGAATGACCGATCGGCAGTTGCTGTTTCAAGTCGAATTGCCGCTGGCGCGCCCGGCAATTTTGGCAGGCGTTCGCGTCGCAACAGTCGTCGGGGTAGGCACAGCGACGATTGCCGCAGCGATTGGCGCAGGCGGACTCGGCGAATATATTTTTCGCGGCGTCGCCAGCGTGGACAGCACGGTGATTTTGGCCGGAGCGATTCCGGCGGCTGTGCTGGCGCTGTTGGCGGATTTTCTGCTCGGCAAAACCGAGCAATGGTTTTCGCCGGAACGCACTTCGCGCAAATCCTCAAAATTCGTTTTGGCGGTTGCGGCTGGCGCCGCTGCATTGGTCTTGCTGGTTGGCGGTTTGTTGTGGTCGGAACATTCGGCGGGCAGCATCGTCATCGGATCGAAAGATTTCACCGAACAGATCATTCTGGGCGAAATGATGGCGCAGTTGATCGAACAAACGACTTCGCTAAAAGTTGAGCGTAAACTCAATTTGGGCGACACGCTGGTGTGCGAAAGCGCGATGCGCGCTGGCAAGTTGGATTTTTATGTCGAATACACCGGTACAGCGTTGACGGCTGTATTCAAACAGCCCGTCATGCTCGACAGCAACGAAGTTAATGCGCGCGTTGCTGCCAGTTATGCGGCAACCGGGCGAACCATGCTTGCGCCACTGGGATTTAATAACACCTACGTGATCTTGATTCGTGGTGATGATGCTCGACGGTTGGGGCTGAAAACCATTTCGGATGCCGCAAGACAAACGCCAAACTGGCGCGCCGGATTCGGTTCGGCGTTTTTGGATCGCGAAGACGGGTACAAAGGTCTGGTGCAAACTTACGATCTGAAATTTGCTACTCCTCCCTTGGCGATGAATTTGTCGCTGACCTATCGTGCGTTGGCGGATAGCCAGGTTGATCTGATTGCAGGCGACGCGACCAATGGGTTGATTGCCAAGTTGGATTTGTTTGCTTTGGAAGACGACCGTCGCTACTTCCCGCCATATCACGCTGTTCCGGTTGTCCGAACGGAAACGCTCAATCGTCACCCTGAGCTTCGACAGGTGATCGAACGATTGGCAGGCAAAGTGACCGATCAGGAAATGCGGCAGATGAATTATGAAGCCGATGTTGAACGCCACGATCCAAAATTGATCGTCAAAGAGTTCTTCGGTCGCCACAAAGAACTTCTCAGCAATGCTGCGAGCCAATAA
- a CDS encoding DUF4139 domain-containing protein translates to MAETTETSHNEQSGQTAQSGTSTLEDQKSVAITVYNSNLGLVKDTRTLKLPRGTSQLRFMDVAQLINATTVHIKSLTAPDSLSVVEQSYEYDLLNPQKLLDKYVGQELTLVLKTIENNTEKLTPTRATLLSNNSGQVWQIGGQIVINPTNVAEIRFDRLPQDLIAKPTLVWTLNNTGADTHTIEASYLTQGLNWRSDYVVVVNQNDTRADLNGWVTLTNNSGTAYRNAELKLVAGDVNRVRDEVAVAKSMRAMDAVAGAAAPQFQEQAFFEYHLYALQRKTTIKNNETKQISLLSAADFGIKKELVVNGQPYYFQGYNNPGEPIKEKVGVYVSFKNGKENGLGQPLPAGIVRVYKADSAGSQQFVGEDRIDHTPKDEAVRIKLGDAFDVVAERKQTDYKNIARRVFEYAYEIRIRNHKEEAVTVIVNEPIGGDWEIINSSFPAEKTAAFAARFNVPVAKDGEAVLSYRVRVRY, encoded by the coding sequence ATGGCTGAAACAACTGAAACTTCCCATAACGAACAAAGCGGGCAAACAGCACAATCCGGGACAAGCACTTTGGAAGACCAAAAAAGCGTCGCCATCACGGTTTACAACTCCAACTTGGGACTGGTGAAAGACACGCGAACGTTGAAGCTTCCGCGCGGAACCTCGCAATTGCGTTTTATGGATGTCGCGCAACTTATCAATGCAACGACGGTTCATATCAAATCCTTAACCGCGCCGGACTCCTTGAGCGTCGTTGAACAAAGTTATGAATACGATCTGTTAAATCCTCAGAAGTTGCTGGATAAATATGTGGGCCAGGAATTGACCCTGGTGCTGAAAACCATCGAAAACAACACCGAAAAACTGACTCCGACGCGCGCCACATTGCTATCGAATAACAGCGGCCAGGTCTGGCAAATCGGAGGGCAGATCGTCATCAATCCGACCAATGTTGCTGAAATTCGATTTGACCGTTTGCCGCAGGATTTGATTGCCAAACCAACTTTGGTTTGGACCCTGAACAATACAGGCGCTGATACGCACACGATTGAGGCTTCCTATCTCACGCAAGGTCTGAACTGGCGCTCAGATTACGTGGTAGTGGTCAACCAAAACGACACCAGAGCGGACTTAAACGGTTGGGTCACGCTGACCAATAACAGTGGTACGGCTTATCGCAATGCGGAGTTGAAATTGGTCGCAGGAGACGTAAATCGCGTTCGTGATGAAGTGGCGGTGGCAAAATCCATGCGGGCAATGGATGCTGTGGCAGGAGCGGCTGCGCCTCAGTTTCAGGAGCAGGCTTTCTTCGAATACCACCTATACGCATTGCAGCGAAAGACCACTATTAAAAATAACGAGACAAAGCAGATCAGTTTGCTTTCGGCTGCCGATTTCGGAATCAAGAAAGAATTGGTCGTCAACGGCCAGCCTTATTACTTTCAGGGATACAACAATCCCGGCGAACCGATTAAAGAAAAGGTTGGCGTTTATGTCAGCTTCAAGAATGGAAAAGAAAATGGACTTGGTCAACCGTTGCCAGCCGGAATCGTCCGCGTATACAAAGCAGATAGCGCTGGCTCTCAGCAATTTGTAGGGGAAGATCGAATTGACCACACACCGAAGGATGAAGCGGTTCGAATCAAGCTTGGGGATGCTTTCGATGTCGTCGCGGAGCGAAAACAAACGGATTACAAAAACATTGCTCGCCGGGTTTTCGAGTACGCTTACGAGATAAGAATCAGGAATCACAAAGAAGAGGCGGTGACCGTTATTGTCAACGAACCAATTGGCGGAGATTGGGAAATTATCAATTCCAGTTTTCCGGCGGAAAAGACTGCTGCTTTCGCCGCAAGGTTCAATGTTCCAGTCGCGAAAGACGGCGAAGCTGTATTGAGTTATCGGGTGCGGGTGCGATATTGA
- a CDS encoding RNA polymerase sigma factor produces the protein MDDRQTIENFLLSGTEDDFCVLFESVYPRLRRYFLLRGLESGVAEELAQNVMVTAFNNRGEIRDKQLFHGWLFKVAKHELARFWRRQQTRNRLATMEPLSDELASQLLTEIEARSVSNFAEWMHHLEPAERELVILRFVEELSYEELALAFGIPIGTVKWRLFNVKKKLAPIIEKSLPNPARRIN, from the coding sequence ATGGACGACCGCCAGACCATAGAAAACTTTCTATTGTCCGGGACAGAAGATGATTTCTGTGTCCTGTTTGAATCGGTTTATCCGCGATTGAGGCGTTATTTTTTATTACGCGGGCTGGAATCCGGCGTCGCAGAAGAGTTGGCGCAAAACGTGATGGTCACTGCCTTCAACAATCGAGGCGAGATTCGCGACAAACAACTCTTTCACGGCTGGCTGTTCAAGGTGGCGAAACATGAATTGGCGCGGTTCTGGCGGCGACAACAAACGCGTAATCGTTTGGCGACCATGGAACCGCTCAGCGATGAATTGGCGAGCCAGTTGTTGACCGAAATTGAAGCCAGAAGTGTTTCCAACTTCGCGGAGTGGATGCATCACCTGGAACCAGCGGAGCGGGAATTGGTCATTTTACGGTTTGTGGAAGAGTTGAGTTATGAAGAACTGGCGCTGGCCTTCGGCATCCCCATCGGCACGGTGAAATGGCGATTGTTTAACGTGAAAAAGAAACTGGCTCCGATCATCGAAAAGTCTTTGCCTAACCCGGCGAGACGAATCAATTGA
- a CDS encoding alginate lyase family protein codes for MNRLYCLTLSALFVANAALAQSPSMTQPRVFLLDARWLAEAKQRVQKHDKTLETALARLEQNAKKALTAGPFTVTGKTAPPPSGDKRDYSSQAPYWWPDPSKPNGLPYIRRDGERNPELERYQDHRLMDEMAGAVKTLTLAYYFTGNEQYADKAASLLRTWFLNPETRMNPNLRYAQFIPGINDGRGIGLIETRGLAELVDAIGLLAGSKSWKEADQKQLQSWFDQFLTWMLESKNGRDESASENNHGTYYDLQTASFALFVGKPELAKQILQTSQQKRIARQIEPDGQQPLELERTRSWSYSVMNLEGLISLAVLGDRVGLDLWGYKTPKGGSIRKAIEYLKPFALEGQKWTHKQIIPLSLEEFHSLARRAAAGYRDEQFRAMTAKLPKLDPADVRNLLYPPIPN; via the coding sequence ATGAACCGTCTTTATTGTCTGACTCTTTCCGCGTTATTCGTTGCCAATGCGGCACTGGCGCAATCGCCCTCTATGACTCAACCAAGAGTATTTTTGCTGGATGCCAGATGGTTAGCCGAAGCCAAACAGCGGGTTCAGAAGCATGACAAGACACTCGAAACCGCTTTGGCCAGGCTGGAACAAAACGCGAAAAAGGCGTTGACCGCTGGCCCGTTTACCGTCACCGGCAAAACGGCTCCGCCGCCCAGCGGCGACAAACGGGATTATTCCTCGCAAGCGCCATACTGGTGGCCCGATCCGTCCAAACCCAATGGATTGCCCTACATTCGCCGCGACGGTGAGCGCAATCCGGAACTTGAACGGTACCAGGATCATCGGTTGATGGATGAAATGGCCGGCGCCGTCAAAACGCTGACCCTCGCGTATTACTTCACGGGCAATGAACAGTATGCCGACAAAGCGGCCAGTTTGTTGCGGACGTGGTTTCTGAATCCCGAAACGCGAATGAATCCAAACCTTCGATACGCGCAATTCATTCCGGGAATCAACGATGGGCGCGGAATCGGCCTGATCGAAACGCGCGGTTTGGCCGAATTGGTGGATGCAATCGGGTTGCTGGCCGGGTCGAAATCATGGAAAGAGGCCGATCAAAAACAATTGCAATCGTGGTTCGACCAGTTTTTGACCTGGATGCTGGAAAGCAAAAACGGTCGAGACGAATCGGCTTCGGAAAACAACCACGGAACGTATTATGACCTGCAAACAGCCAGTTTTGCCTTGTTCGTCGGCAAACCGGAGTTGGCCAAGCAGATTTTGCAAACCAGCCAGCAAAAGCGCATTGCGCGGCAAATTGAACCCGATGGGCAACAGCCTTTGGAACTGGAACGCACTCGATCCTGGAGTTACAGCGTGATGAACCTGGAAGGTTTGATTTCGCTGGCCGTGCTGGGCGACCGCGTTGGGTTGGATCTTTGGGGTTACAAAACGCCGAAGGGAGGCAGCATTCGCAAAGCGATTGAGTACCTGAAGCCGTTTGCGCTGGAAGGTCAGAAATGGACGCACAAACAAATCATACCGCTTTCGCTGGAAGAGTTTCACTCGCTGGCGCGCCGAGCCGCCGCCGGGTATCGCGATGAACAATTCCGGGCGATGACGGCAAAATTGCCGAAGCTCGATCCGGCAGATGTCCGTAATCTGCTTTATCCCCCAATTCCCAACTGA
- a CDS encoding zinc-ribbon domain-containing protein: MQEMITPYVRWEWIGEGWQMFAEKWQVWVVQMLIVGAIFAIPVVPFYMMMLSMQMQVATNPNQPPTFSPFLLPLGFGIGLLSILGGAFFFSGFYKTAFKQLRGEQITVGDLFSGGEVFLRVIGAFIAIAFFALLGALLCILPAFVVGGVLYFTLPLIIEREMSIGEALRTSYEATKANWLMFTLFAFVVSLLASLGQFACYVGLVVTYPLQFTIAAIAYRDVFGVPGARSFTGSTQQQYPSNYAPQSFPPPPPPQFNEPARPEEPTTLICTNCGTMITRQARFCSKCGSPIGS, from the coding sequence ATGCAGGAAATGATAACGCCGTATGTGCGGTGGGAATGGATTGGCGAAGGTTGGCAGATGTTTGCGGAAAAGTGGCAGGTTTGGGTGGTGCAAATGCTGATTGTCGGAGCGATTTTTGCCATCCCTGTTGTGCCGTTTTACATGATGATGCTTTCGATGCAAATGCAAGTAGCGACAAATCCGAATCAACCTCCCACATTTTCTCCTTTTCTCCTTCCCTTGGGATTTGGCATTGGGCTGTTGTCAATTCTGGGCGGAGCGTTTTTCTTCAGCGGGTTTTATAAAACGGCGTTCAAACAATTGCGCGGCGAACAGATCACCGTTGGCGATTTGTTTTCTGGCGGAGAGGTATTTTTACGCGTGATCGGCGCTTTCATCGCCATAGCCTTTTTTGCCCTGTTGGGCGCGTTGTTGTGCATCTTACCGGCGTTTGTCGTTGGGGGAGTTTTGTACTTCACCTTGCCGCTGATTATTGAACGCGAGATGAGCATTGGCGAAGCCTTGAGGACAAGCTATGAAGCAACGAAGGCCAACTGGTTGATGTTCACGCTTTTTGCCTTCGTCGTTTCGCTGCTTGCCAGTCTGGGGCAGTTTGCATGTTATGTGGGATTGGTAGTGACCTATCCGCTGCAATTCACAATCGCGGCTATCGCTTATCGAGACGTGTTTGGTGTACCCGGCGCGCGCAGCTTTACGGGAAGCACACAGCAACAATATCCCAGTAATTACGCGCCGCAATCATTTCCACCACCGCCACCGCCGCAATTCAATGAACCGGCGCGGCCCGAAGAACCCACCACGTTGATTTGCACGAATTGCGGCACGATGATCACGCGTCAGGCGCGGTTTTGCAGCAAATGCGGCAGCCCGATTGGATCCTGA